Proteins from one Mugil cephalus isolate CIBA_MC_2020 chromosome 15, CIBA_Mcephalus_1.1, whole genome shotgun sequence genomic window:
- the LOC125021052 gene encoding pecanex-like protein 1 isoform X1 yields MGSQALQILRQGVWASLTGGWYVDPHQSTFSNCFHLYLWIFLLTFPFLLYMALPPSWVVAGVYSAVVAVFFTAIKVVNYRLHAMFDLGEIVEKKQASLTAEAPRTEGGDASSAARDGSQHRDSHVGVEMTVFRKVNSTPPVRCSSQHSLFGLNQVSEFLPQLEDTGGSKDIKELMQEQESNNVIVTSAHQEILRQSSQDPTRAPSVFQSCIAAALGSDFPGLMGVPAGFGEPEDCLSIPPSPSSQEDGGEKEQLQEVEELPEQLSHQSPENRGLGAYSPLGPYAESESLGETPLSPLIKSSLSEELSENLLGLGLDPVAFAPGTEHPGSRSGVALAAGSTDSCFSAGGATTDRETLSTVSSYRSERTDSTQLESPSFSQQHPADGQAPASAPAMDSNILNPTVDSPGQDGSDTDNLSDSVLLRSPSKEYSLSQGLDRTLVEGEDLPPVPSDIAQPPPLQNSSPASSGRSEVCDLDRSVPVPPLPPPRQASSVPSGLALGLVCSEPALPISSTPFLLSDQPALQAQQVVRPKDLKLLRASGSSMGHRPGRRKAPRRRAGAGSSSFDCGSYRRPHNHRQHRDYIPVRNRLCAKAYSESLFEDSTDEDDGSDMSAGSSLGSQRRYSSDDDDDDDDDSSSSTSCYSPDLAGAGITTPLTPAAQLPTPREGDLPESAGPSHSRTAQRSSSTASAKTHARVLSMDGAGGGQSNATTLPSALISMPSTSTPAPRTLTISKSDLEAHTIHTDSFPRTHHHRLDSLGGSWTGNQMGWRAGELVEEGAVGGALAPEDGGKHESVSSVKRTQAIRRRHNAGSNPTPPPSTMGSPPSLQDLQRARTSSHSRTRTLPSALQFASSLLLPRSGVHEASTFDDTSEGAVHYFFDESGVKRSYTFGPAGGGYEDPVQERERQSQSSSFTSTEVQEGAPVLSILQPRPVVLQGMQVRRVPLEMPEFDLDHESLQESQENTLMIEERAKPKQYYRFWVLPGKWLRVRYDRLALLALLDRNRRVEENVFAVVLASLVAFLGFKLLLEGFFRDIWVFQFCLVIASCQYSLLKSVQPDAASPMHGHNWIIVYSRPVYFCLCCMMILIFDLFGRSESLQPFSLYGVTFFSPHFLLCVRDMLIVFALCFPVIFLFGLLPQVNTFVMCLLEQIDMHIFGGTATTSPLSSLFSLIRSILVAALLYGFCFGAINAPWGDAHVPVLFSVFCGLLLALSYHLSRQSSDPTILWSLVQSKLFPELENRTPEEPPVEIKDPLPEKLRNSVKEILHSDLVMCPLMAVITFAISASTVFIALQPALSFVLYILAGVVGFITHYLLPQLRKQLPWFCLAHPVLRSKEYSQFEVRDAAQLMWFEKLYAWLQCVEKYFIYPAVVLNSLTTEARTVGQNHKDIYSRALFISVAGMKLLRLSFCTPSQQYVTLCFTTLFFHFDYPHFSETFLIDYYFMSILFSKMWDLLYKLRFVLTYIAPWQITWGSAFHAFAQPFAVPHSAVLFVQAIFSAIFSTPLNPVLGSAVFVTSYTRPVKFWERDYNTKRVDHSNTRLATQLDRNPGADDNNLNSIFYEHLTRSLQHSLCGDLLLGRWGNYSTGDCFILASDYLNALVHIIEIGNGLVTFQLRGLEFRGTYCQQREVEAITEGVEEDEGCCCCEPGHLPHMLSFNAAFGQRWLAWEVAATKYVLEGYSISDNNAASMLQVFDLRKILITYYVKSIIYYVSRSSKLDEWLNNETIQEALRPCLGPNYVDSDPTFNLNIDEDYDHRASGITPSSFCIIYLDWIQYCNSRRQTPVTCERDSPLVNLCFGLCILGRRALGTASHSMSASLEPFLYGLHALFKGDFRITSPRDEWVFADMDLLNRVVAPGVRMSLKLHQDHFTSPDEYEDPTVLYDAITANEEKMLISHEGDPVWRSAILANMPSLLALRHIMDDGSDEYKIIMLNKRFLSFRVIKVNRECVRGLWAGQQQELVFLRNRNPERGSIQNAKQALRNMINSSCDQPIGYPIYVSPLTTSYAGGHSQLLSVWGGPVSPHNIYTWLISSWDRLQKGCGAGCNSGGNIEDSDCGGGSTSISTNPAVHTGQSTPASSLPQQHITTVQPSMGTDNPVGPTQSWPYHPQHLPLTLLSQSDGRMEAGLLSSLQRTSSIQGLLGQQLSSSQLSFSSSVAPPPLPAPERFCPASLLENSGHRTGQRAGLSQGSGLHYESHFSKWSFSGMKGFNGPAAVEGEGGTVQTIRTQPVPPAPIQETSLTQDPLGATQTLDPTLLTSGDPPTPREESTELPLIEHLR; encoded by the exons ATGGGTTCCCAAGCTCTTCAGATACTGCGGCAGGGTGTGTGGGCTTCACTCACAGGAGGCTGGTATGTGGACCCCCATCAGAGCACATTCTCCAACTGCTTCCACCTCTACCTTTGGATATTTCTTCTGACCTTCCCCTTCCTTCTGTACATG GCTCTTCCTCCTAGCTGGGTGGTCGCAGGCGTGTACTCTGCTGTGGTGGCAGTCTTTTTCACAGCCATTAAGGTGGTGAACTACAGGCTCCATGCCATGTTCGACCTAGGTGAGATTGTCGAGAAGAAACAGGCCTCACTCACAGCTGAAGCCCCaaggacagaaggaggagatgcTTCTTCAGCTGCTCGTGATGGGAGTCAGCACAG GGATAGTCATGTTGGTGTTGAGATGACTGTTTTTCGGAAGGTCAACTCAACACCCCCAGTACGCTGTAGCTCCCAGCACTCTCTGTTCGGACTGAACCAGGTGTCG GAGTTCTTGCCTCAGCTGGAGGATACGGGTGGCAGTAAGG atatCAAAGAGTTAATGCAGGAACAAGAAAGTAATAATGTGATTGTGACATCAGCCCATCAAGAAATCCTCCGTCAGAGTTCCCAGGACCCCACTA GGGCTCCCAGTGTGTTCCAGTCCTGTATTGCTGCTGCTTTGGGAAGTGATTTCCCAGGTCTTATGGGAGTACCTGCTGGATTTGGAGAACCTGAAGACTGCTTATCTATACCCCCTTCGCCCTCAAGTCAAGAGGATGGAGGCGAGAAAGAACAGTTGCAGGAAGTGGAGGAGTTACCCGAACAATTATCTCATCAGAGTCCTGAGAACAGGGGGTTGGGAGCCTATTCTCCCCTTGGCCCCTATGCTGAATCTGAGAGTCTGGGGGAGACTCCCCTTAGCCCCCTTATAAAGAGCAGCTTAAGTGAGGAGCTAAGTGAAAATCTTTTGGGCTTAGGCCTTGACCCTGTGGCGTTTGCACCTGGGACTGAGCACCCAGGCAGCCGCAGTGGGGTGGCACTAGCTGCTGGGTCCACAGACAGTTGTTTCAGTGCAGGTGGAGCTACCACAGACCGTGAGACGTTAAGCACTGTTAGCAGTTACCGCAGTGAAAGAACTGATTCCACCCAGCTGGAAAGTCCTTCGTTTAGTCAGCAGCATCCTGCAGATGGACAGGCGCCTGCCTCAGCACCAGCGATGGATTCCAACATTCTTAATCCCACGGTGGATTCACCAGGGCAGGATGGCAGTGATACTGACAATCTGTCAGACAGTGTGCTATTGCGCTCCCCTTCCAAAGAATATTCTCTCAGCCAGGGGCTAGACCGGACACTTGTTGAAGGAGAGGATCTGCCCCCTGTACCTTCTGATATTGCACAGCCACCTCCTCTCCAGAACTCTTCCCCTGCAAGTAGTGGCCGCTCAGAGGTTTGTGATCTAGACAGGAGTGTCCcagttcctcctcttccaccgcCTCGGCAGGCCAGTTCAGTGCCCTCAGGGCTGGCCCTGGGCCTGGTGTGTTCAGAGCCTGCTTTGCCCATATCCTCTACCCCCTTCCTACTATCTGACCAGCCTGCTCTGCAAGCCCAGCAGGTTGTGCGCCCTAAAGACTTAAAGCTGCTGCGGGCCAGCGGCAGTAGCATGGGGCACAGGCCAGGACGAAGGAAAGCTCCCAGAAGGCGAGCTGGAGCAGGCAGCAGTAGTTTTGACTGTGGCTCTTACAGGCGTCCCCACAATCATAGGCAACACAGGGATTATATCCCAGTACGCAACCGGCTTTGTGCAAAGGCATACAGTGAAAGTTTATTTGAGGATTCCACTGACGAGGACGATGGCAGTGACATGAGTGCTGGCTCCAGTCTAGGCTCTCAGCGCAGATACAGTTCagatgatgacgacgacgatgatgatgattcaAGTTCCTCTACCTCCTGCTACTCCCCAGACCTCGCTGGTGCTGGCATTACGACCCCTCTCACCCCTGCTGCTCAACTGCCCACTCCAAGGGAAGGGGATTTACCCGAAAGTGCTGGCCCCTCACATTCGCGTACTGCTCAGCGCTCTTCAAGCACAGCTAGTGCTAAGACTCATGCTAGAGTTTTAAGTATGGATGGGGCAGGTGGAGGTCAGAGTAATGCCACTACTCTGCCCTCTGCTCTGATTTCAAtgccctccacctccaccccagcACCTCGCACGCTCACCATCTCCAAGTCTGATCTGGAAGCCCACACTATACACACTGATAGTTTTCCTAGAACTCATCATCATCGCCTGGATTCTTTAGGAGGTTCTTGGACTGGCAACCAGATGGGTTGGAGAGCTGGAGAGCTAGTTGAAGAGGGAGCTGTGGGAGGAG CCCTGGCTCCAGAGGATGGGGGCAAACATGAATCAGTCAGCAGTGTAAAGAGGACCCAAGCCATACGCAGAAGACACAATGCTGGAAGCAACCCTACACCACCCCCATCGACCATGGGATCCCCTCCCAG TCTCCAGGACCTCCAGCGGGCTCGTACCTCCTCTCATTCGCGCACTCGTACACTTCCCTCAGCCTTACAGTTTGCCTCTTCACTCCTGCTGCCCCGCAGTGGCGTCCACGAGGCCTCCACCTTCGATGACACATCAGAGGGGGCAGTGCACTATTTCTTTGACGAGAGTG GAGTGAAGAGGTCCTACACATTTGGACCTGCTGGAGGCGGTTATGAGGACCCAGTTCA GGAAAGGGAAAGACAGTCCCAGTCCTCGAGCTTCACTTCCACAGAGGTCCAAGAAGGGGCACCAGTCTTGTCCATACTTCAGCCCAGACCAGTAGTTTTACAAGGCATGCAGGTGCGCAGGGTGCCTCTGGAAATGCCTGAG TTTGATCTGGATCATGAATCACTACAAGAATCCCAGGAGAACACGCTGATGATTGAGGAGAGAGCCAAACCCAAACAGTACTATCGCTTCTGGGTGCTGCCTGGAAAGTGGCTGAGGGTTCGATATGATCGATTAGCTCTTCTGGCGTTATTGGACAG GAACCGTCGTGTGGAGGAGAACGTGTTTGCTGTGGTGCTGGCCAGTCTGGTTGCCTTTCTTGGGTTCAAACTGTTACTCGAGGGCTTTTTCAGGGACATCTGGGTCTTCCAATTCTGCCTGGTCATTGCCAGCTGCCAGTACTCCTTACTGAAG aGTGTGCAACCGGACGCAGCGTCTCCCATGCAT GGTCATAACTGGATCATCGTGTACAGTCGACCAGTCTACTTCTGCTTGTGCTGCATGATGATTTTGATCTTTGACTTATTTGGGCGCTCTGAAAGCCTGCAACCCTTCTCCCTCTATGGCGTCACCTTCTTCTCCCCTCACTTCCTGCTTTGTGTCAGGGACATGCTCATTG TGTTTGCCTTGTGTTTTCCGGTCATTTTCCTGTTTGGGCTGCTACCTCAGGTCAATACTTTTGTGATGTGTCTGCTGGAGCAGATCGACATGCACATTTTTGGTGGAACCG CCACTACCAGTCCTCTCTCATCTCTGTTCAGCCTCATTCGCAGCATATTGGTGGCTGCTCTGCTGTACGGATTTTGCTTCGGTGCTATAAAC GCACCGTGGGGAGATGCCCATGTGCCAGtactgttttcagttttttgtggCTTACTACTGGCCTTATCCTACCACCTCAGTCGCCAAAGCAGCGATCCTACCATCCTGTG GTCACTGGTTCAGTCTAAATTATTCCCAGAGCTGGAGAATCGAACACCAGAAGAGCCTCCTGTGGAGATCAAGGATCCTCTTCCTGAGAAGCTGCGCAACTCTGTG aAGGAGATTCTTCATTCAGACCTCGTCATGTGCCCCCTCATGGCTGTGATTACATTTGCCATCAGTGCCAGCACTGTTTTCATTGCTCTTCAA CCGGCTCTTAGTTTTGTCTTGTACATCCTGGCTGGAGTTGTAGGCTTCATCACACATTATCTCCTGCCCCAGCTTCGCAAACAGCTGCCATGGTTTTGTCTGGCTCACCCTGTGCTCCGCTCCAAAGAGTACAGTCAATTTGAGGTCCGAG ATGCCGCTCAGTTGATGTGGTTTGAGAAGCTCTATGCGTGGCTTCAGTGTGTGGAGAAATATTTTATCTACCCAGCTGTGGTGCTCAACTCCCTAACGACAGAAGCTCGAACTGTCGGCCAGAACCATAAAGACATCTA CAGCCGAGCCCTCTTCATCTCAGTAGCAGGCATGAAGTTGCTACGTCTGTCTTTCTGTACCCCGTCACAGCAGTACGTCACGCTGTGCTTCACCACGCTCTTCTTCCACTTTGACTATCCACACTTCTCAGAGACCTTCCTGATTGACTACTACTTTATGTCTATTCTCTTCAGCAAG ATGTGGGACTTGCTCTACAAGCTGCGCTTTGTTTTGACTTACATCGCCCCCTGGCAGATCACCTGGGGTTCAGCCTTTCATGCCTTCGCTCAACCCTTTGCTGTGCCCC ACTCTGCTGTGCTTTTTGTCCAGGCCATCTTTTCTGCTATTTTTTCCACTCCTCTCAATCCTGTGCTAGGGAGCGCTGTATTTGTCACCTCATACACCCGACCTGTTAAATTCTGGGAGCGAGACTATAA CACCAAGCGGGTGGATCATTCAAACACCAGACTTGCAACGCAATTAGATCGCAATCCTG GAGCTGATGACAACAATTTGAATTCGATTTTCTACGAGCACCTGACACGCTCTCTGCAGCACAGCCTGTGTGGAGACCTGCTGCTCGGCCGCTGGGGAAACTACAGCACGGGCGACTGCTTCATCCTTGCATCTGACTACCTCAACGCTCTGGTGCACATCATTGAGATCGGCAATGGCCTGGTGACCTTTCAGCTGAGGGGTTTGGAGTTCAGAG GTACTTACTGTCAGCAGAGGGAGGTAGAGGCAATCACagaaggagtggaggaggacgagggctgctgctgctgtgaaccAGGTCATCTGCCTCACATGTTGTCATTCAATGCTGCCTTTGGACAGCGCTGGCTGGCCTGGGAGGTGGCTGCCACCAAGTATGTACTAGAAGGCTACAGCATCAGCGACAACAATGCAGCCTCCATGTTGCAAGTTTTTGACCTACGGAAAATTCTCATCACATACTATGTCAAG AGCATTATCTACTATGTGAGTCGATCTTCTAAACTGGATGAGTGGCTGAATAATGAGACCATACAGGAGGCTCTTCGTCCTTGTCTCGGACCGAACTATGTAGACAGTGACCCGACCTTCAACTTGAACATCGATGAAGACTATGATCATAGAGCCTCCGGCATCACCCCCTCCTCATTCTGCATCATTTACCTGGACTGGATTCAGTATTGCAACAGCAGGCGTCAAACA CCGGTAACTTGTGAAAGAGATTCTCCACTCGTCAACCTCTGTTTTGGCCTGTGTATCCTGGGAAGAAGAGCCTTGGGCACAGCCTCCCACAGCATGTCTGCAAG CTTAGAGCCGTTTCTCTATGGTCTCCATGCACTCTTCAAGGGAGACTTTCGCATCACATCTCCCCGAGATGAATGGGTGTTTGCAGACATGGACCTACTGAATCGGGTTGTGGCACCCGGGGTGCGGATGTCCCTCAAACTGCATCAG GACCACTTTACATCTCCAGATGAATATGAAGATCCCACAGTTCTGTACGACGCCATCACTGCCAATGAAGAAAAGATGTTGATATCACATGAGGGTGACCCCGTTTGGCGCAGCGCTATTCTAGCAAACATGCCCTCACTGCTGGCACTGCGCCACATCATGGATGATGGTAGTGACGAGTACAAAATCATCATGCTTAACAAGAGGTTCCTCAGCTTCAGAGTCATCAAG GTGAACAGAGAGTGTGTACGTGGGCTGTGGGCGGGCCAACAGCAGGAGCTGGTTTTCCTGCGCAACCGTAACCCAGAGCGTGGAAGTATTCAAAACGCCAAGCAGGCCCTAAGGAATATGATTAACTCCTCATGCGACCAGCCCATTGGCTACCCCATCTACGTGTCTCCCCTCACCACATCATATGCAGGGGGACACAGCCAGCTCCTGTCTGTTTGGGGAGGACCGGTCAGCCCACACAACATTTACACCTGGCTCATCAGCAGCTGGGACAG GTTACAGAAAGGGTGCGGGGCTGGCTGTAACAGCGGAGGAAACATTGAGGACTCTGACTGTGGAGGCGGCTCTACATCCATCTCCACTAACCCAGCTGTTCACACTGGCCAGAGTACACCAGCCTCCAGCCTTCCCCAGCAACACATCACAACTGTCCAGCCCTCTATGG GTACAGACAACCCTGTAGGTCCAACCCAGAGCTGGCCTTACCACCCTCAACATCTCCCTTTAACTCTGCTTAGCCAATCAGATGGCAGGATGGAGGCAGGACTGCTCTCATCCCTCCAGCGTACGTCCTCCATCCAGGGCCTACTGGGTCAGCAGCTGTCTAGCTCCCAGCTCTCCTTCAGCAGCTCTGTGGCACCTCCACCTCTGCCAGCCCCAGAGCGCTTCTGCCCAGCGAGTCTCCTGGAGAACTCTGGCCACAGAACGGGCCAGCGGGCTGGCCTCAGCCAAGGCAGTGGGCTACACTATGAGAGTCACTTTAGCAAGTGGAGCTTTTCAGGCATGAAGGGCTTTAATGGACCAGCTGCAGTGGAAGGTGAAGGAGGAACAGTACAGACCATACGCACACAG CCTGTTCCTCCGGCACCCATACAAGAAACCAGTCTGACACAGGATCCTCTCGGAGCCACTCAGACGCTAGATCCAACCCTTCTGACTTCAGGGGATCCCCCAACCCCCAGAGAGGAATCCACTGAGCTGCCTTTAATCGAGCACCTGCGCTGA